A stretch of Balearica regulorum gibbericeps isolate bBalReg1 chromosome 28, bBalReg1.pri, whole genome shotgun sequence DNA encodes these proteins:
- the LOC142598429 gene encoding uncharacterized protein LOC142598429 yields the protein MSCYSESYRPCGVTCPQPIAETYNEPCVQQCPDSRAVILPPPAVVTVPGPILSSFPQESVVGSSGPAWLGSSFSSRSSQGYGGSLGSYGSSLGLGVSSGYGGSRGYGSSFGLGGYGGSRGYGSSFGLGGYGGSLGYGGSLGYGGSRGYGSSFGLGGYGGCRSSLGYGRSLGYGDDMGYGGSLGYGGQYGSSGFGNCGRSYSSGFSSCGMGYYLPGAQRWGRSRRGSCGSF from the coding sequence ATGTCTTGCTACAGCGAGTCCTACAGACCCTGTGGGGTGACCTGCCCTCAGCCAATTGCCGAGACCTACAATGAGCCGTGTGTGCAGCAATGCCCCGACTCCAGAGCAGTGATCCTCCCACCACCAGCTGTGGTGACAGTCCCAGGACCCATACTCAGCTCTTTTCCTCAGGAGAGTGTTGTGGGATCGTCAGGCCCAGCTTGGTTGGGGAGTTCCTTCAGTTCCCGAAGCTCCCAGGGCTATGGGGGCTCCTTGGGCAGCTATGGGAGCTCCCTGGGCTTAGGGGTGTCCTCTGGCTATGGGGGCTCCCGGGGCTATGGGAGCTCCTTTGGTTTGGGGGGCTATGGGGGCTCCCGGGGCTATGGGAGCTCCTTTGGTTTGGGGGGCTATGGGGGCTCCCTGGGCTACGGGGGCTCCCTGGGCTACGGGGGCTCCCGGGGCTACGGCAGCTCCTTTGGCTTGGGAGGCTACGGAGGCTGTAGGAGCTCACTTGGGTATGGCCGTTCTCTAGGTTATGGAGACGACATGGGCTACGGGGGCTCCCTGGGCTATGGGGGCCAGTATGGGTCCAGCGGCTTTGGCAATTGCGGGAGGTCCTACAGCTCTGGCTTCTCCTCCTGTGGCATGGGATATTACCTCCCTGGTGCCCAGAGGTGGGGCAGGTCCCGCCGTGGAAGCTGTGGGTCTTTCTAA